The Paenibacillus macerans genome includes a window with the following:
- the ilvB gene encoding biosynthetic-type acetolactate synthase large subunit, whose translation MSAQTPEVRSTEQLREKWMKPEVITGSEILLRSLLLEGVECVFGYPGGAVLYIYDAMYGFTDFHHLLTRHEQGAIHAADGYARATGKVGVCIATSGPGATNLVTGIATAFMDSVPLVVITGNVATSLIGTDAFQEADITGITMPITKHSYLVRNVEDLPRIIHEAFHLANTGRKGPVLIDIPKDVSAAKTLFEPVQTVNLRGYNPTVVPNRLQLDKLAAAIKEAERPVIIAGGGVVYSGGHEQLFEFVNKTQIPITTTLLGLGAFPSGHELWMGMPGMHGTYTANQSIQQADLLINIGARFDDRVTGKLDGFAPRAKIVHIDIDPAEIGKNVHADIPIVGDVKTVLEMLNPLVSRADKADAWREQIRQSKIDKPLKYKDSDTELKPQWVIEMLNETTGGEAIVTTDVGQHQMWAAQFYKFNQPRSWITSGGLGTMGFGFPSAIGAQMAFPDRLVISINGDGGMQMCSQELAICAINNIPVKIVVINNQVLGMVRQWQELIYDNRYSHINLEGSPDFVKLAEAYGVKGLRAASKEEAKRVWQEALDTPGPVLVEFMVRKEENVYPMVPQGSTIDQMLMGDGEQE comes from the coding sequence ATGAGCGCGCAAACTCCAGAAGTGCGGTCTACAGAACAATTACGTGAGAAATGGATGAAACCGGAAGTCATTACGGGCTCGGAAATACTGCTTCGCAGTTTGCTTTTGGAAGGTGTCGAGTGCGTCTTCGGTTATCCGGGCGGCGCGGTGCTGTATATTTACGACGCGATGTACGGTTTTACCGACTTCCATCACCTGCTGACCAGACATGAGCAGGGCGCCATTCATGCGGCGGACGGTTACGCCCGGGCCACCGGCAAAGTCGGCGTGTGCATCGCCACCTCCGGTCCGGGGGCGACCAACCTGGTTACAGGCATCGCCACCGCATTTATGGATTCCGTACCGCTGGTTGTCATTACCGGCAACGTCGCGACCAGCCTGATCGGCACCGACGCTTTCCAGGAAGCGGACATTACCGGCATTACGATGCCGATTACGAAACATAGCTATCTCGTAAGAAACGTGGAGGATCTGCCGCGCATTATCCACGAGGCGTTCCATTTAGCCAACACGGGACGTAAAGGGCCGGTGCTGATCGATATTCCGAAGGACGTGTCGGCGGCCAAGACGCTGTTCGAACCGGTACAAACGGTCAATCTGCGCGGCTACAATCCGACGGTTGTACCGAACCGGCTGCAGCTCGACAAACTGGCGGCGGCGATCAAAGAAGCGGAGCGTCCGGTGATCATCGCCGGCGGCGGGGTCGTCTACTCCGGCGGCCATGAGCAGCTGTTCGAATTCGTGAACAAGACGCAAATTCCGATTACGACGACGCTGCTCGGCTTGGGAGCTTTCCCGAGCGGGCACGAGCTGTGGATGGGCATGCCGGGAATGCACGGCACCTACACGGCAAACCAATCGATCCAGCAGGCGGATTTGCTGATCAATATCGGGGCCCGGTTCGATGACCGGGTGACGGGCAAGCTGGACGGTTTTGCGCCTCGCGCGAAAATCGTGCACATCGATATCGATCCGGCCGAAATCGGCAAAAACGTGCATGCCGACATTCCGATCGTCGGCGATGTGAAGACGGTGTTGGAAATGCTCAACCCGCTCGTATCCCGGGCGGACAAGGCGGATGCCTGGAGAGAGCAGATCCGGCAGTCGAAGATCGATAAACCGCTGAAGTACAAAGACTCGGACACCGAGTTGAAGCCGCAGTGGGTTATCGAAATGCTGAACGAAACCACCGGCGGCGAAGCGATCGTCACCACGGACGTCGGACAGCATCAAATGTGGGCGGCGCAATTTTACAAATTCAATCAGCCGCGGTCCTGGATCACTTCGGGCGGCCTCGGAACGATGGGCTTCGGGTTCCCTTCGGCGATCGGCGCGCAGATGGCGTTCCCGGACCGGCTGGTCATCTCGATCAACGGCGACGGCGGCATGCAAATGTGCTCCCAGGAGCTGGCCATTTGCGCCATCAACAACATTCCGGTGAAGATCGTCGTCATCAACAACCAGGTGCTCGGGATGGTTCGCCAATGGCAGGAGCTGATTTACGACAACCGTTATAGCCATATCAACCTCGAGGGCAGCCCGGATTTCGTGAAGCTCGCCGAAGCGTACGGTGTCAAAGGTTTGCGGGCCGCAAGCAAGGAAGAGGCCAAACGGGTATGGCAGGAAGCACTCGATACGCCGGGACCGGTGTTGGTGGAATTCATGGTCCGCAAAGAGGAGAACGTGTATCCGATGGTTCCGCAAGGTTCTACCATCGATCAAATGCTGATGGGGGACGGTGAACAAGAATGA
- the ilvN gene encoding acetolactate synthase small subunit, which translates to MMKHAISVLVNDQPGVLQRVSGLFGRRGFNIESITVGQSEEEGLSRMVIVTQGDDKTLEQIEKQLYKLIDVIKVVNLSSRPMVSRELALIKVKAEPAERPEIMGVVETFRAAVVDIGSSSLMVQVVGDTEKIDAMIELLRPYGIRELSRTGVTAMIRGNA; encoded by the coding sequence ATGATGAAGCACGCCATTTCCGTATTGGTAAACGATCAACCGGGTGTTCTTCAGCGCGTGTCCGGCCTGTTCGGCCGGCGCGGCTTCAATATCGAGAGCATCACGGTAGGCCAGTCCGAGGAGGAAGGCTTGTCCCGGATGGTTATTGTGACCCAAGGGGACGACAAGACGCTGGAGCAAATCGAAAAACAGCTTTATAAATTAATCGATGTCATCAAAGTTGTCAATTTGAGCTCCAGACCGATGGTTTCCCGGGAGCTGGCTTTGATCAAGGTCAAAGCCGAGCCGGCCGAACGTCCCGAAATCATGGGCGTCGTCGAGACGTTTCGTGCGGCGGTCGTCGATATCGGTTCGTCCAGCTTGATGGTGCAGGTAGTGGGCGATACCGAAAAAATCGACGCGATGATCGAACTGCTCCGGCCTTACGGCATCCGGGAGCTGAGCCGCACCGGCGTGACCGCGATGATTCGCGGCAACGCCTAA
- a CDS encoding FeoB-associated Cys-rich membrane protein: MLFDIVIVTAVFAFAGYSLYRGFKKSKKGACASCSQQKTCSAACSGRQAPPASSCSPAKPKRE; encoded by the coding sequence ATGCTGTTCGATATTGTGATCGTAACCGCCGTCTTCGCCTTCGCCGGATACTCGCTGTACCGCGGCTTCAAAAAAAGCAAGAAAGGCGCCTGCGCGTCGTGCTCGCAGCAGAAAACCTGTTCTGCGGCGTGCAGCGGACGTCAGGCGCCCCCCGCCTCTTCCTGTTCGCCGGCCAAGCCCAAACGCGAGTAA
- a CDS encoding FeoA family protein, which yields METCRFCLLRLKPGASARVADFGQMDPILKRRLADLGIREGSRITVKRYCLLGGPVTLECGGQLLGIRQKEAANIEVMVS from the coding sequence ATGGAAACTTGCCGCTTTTGTTTGCTCAGATTAAAGCCGGGCGCGTCGGCCCGGGTTGCGGATTTCGGCCAAATGGACCCGATCTTGAAGCGCAGGCTGGCCGATCTCGGGATCCGGGAGGGATCGCGTATAACGGTTAAACGGTACTGCCTGCTGGGCGGTCCGGTGACTTTGGAATGCGGCGGGCAATTGCTCGGCATCCGGCAAAAGGAAGCCGCTAATATCGAGGTTATGGTGTCATGA
- a CDS encoding ABC transporter permease, translating to MDVLTLLGQLLNSTLVFSTALIFTALGGIFSERSGVVNIGLEGLMIFGAFAAGVGTYYAQEAGMGGLAPWIGVLAAVVVGALGALIHAVATITFKADQTISGIVINFLAAGLTVYIVKLLFEGAAETPLVDVFQKYAVPVLRDIPIIGPGVFNSYPTTYLALILVAVVYFVLFKTPFGLRLRAVGEHPSAADTLGVKVTRMRYIGVLLSGALAGIGGATITLTTTSTFAHNTISGQGYIAIAAMIFGKWNPLGAFGAAMFFGFSQAIRNYVQLFEWSRNIPQEFIFMIPYVLTIIVLVGAVGRSSAPSALGTPYDPGKR from the coding sequence ATGGACGTACTAACGCTGCTTGGTCAACTGCTTAATTCAACCCTTGTATTTTCGACCGCGCTGATTTTCACGGCGCTGGGCGGCATTTTTTCGGAACGTTCCGGCGTGGTGAATATCGGTTTGGAAGGCTTGATGATCTTCGGCGCGTTTGCGGCGGGCGTAGGCACCTATTATGCCCAGGAGGCCGGAATGGGAGGACTGGCCCCGTGGATCGGGGTGCTGGCGGCTGTCGTTGTCGGGGCTTTGGGGGCGCTTATTCACGCGGTTGCCACCATCACGTTCAAGGCGGATCAGACGATCAGCGGGATCGTCATCAACTTTTTGGCAGCGGGCCTGACCGTTTACATCGTCAAGCTGCTGTTTGAAGGGGCGGCGGAAACGCCGCTGGTCGACGTCTTCCAGAAATACGCCGTTCCGGTGCTCCGGGATATCCCGATCATCGGTCCGGGCGTCTTCAACTCCTATCCGACGACGTATCTGGCGTTGATCCTCGTCGCGGTCGTTTATTTCGTGCTGTTCAAGACGCCGTTTGGCCTGCGTCTTCGCGCCGTGGGCGAACATCCGAGCGCGGCCGATACGCTGGGCGTCAAGGTAACCCGCATGCGTTACATCGGCGTGCTGCTCAGCGGCGCCTTGGCGGGCATCGGCGGGGCTACGATTACGCTGACGACAACAAGCACGTTTGCCCATAATACGATTTCCGGGCAAGGGTACATTGCGATCGCGGCGATGATTTTCGGCAAATGGAACCCGCTGGGCGCGTTCGGAGCGGCGATGTTTTTCGGCTTTTCCCAGGCGATCCGCAACTATGTGCAGCTGTTTGAATGGTCAAGAAACATACCGCAGGAGTTCATTTTCATGATCCCGTATGTTCTGACGATCATCGTGCTTGTCGGTGCGGTTGGCCGCTCCTCGGCTCCGTCCGCGCTGGGAACGCCTTACGATCCGGGTAAACGGTAA
- a CDS encoding GNAT family N-acetyltransferase, whose amino-acid sequence MIRYRRPKQDDPVIFDLVQKQLVPHSSLPSHEIETILKELPKRLSRGVTLVASPYYEADPVAFIHFLVYGDLLYIDMMAVAPAYQRKRYGQTLMLHAEHFAASRECIRAKVMVDRDNTRAHLFYRKMGYRRKRFIEATKCYEMEKILNFYI is encoded by the coding sequence ATGATCCGCTACAGAAGACCAAAGCAGGACGATCCCGTCATTTTCGATCTCGTTCAAAAGCAGCTCGTCCCCCATTCGAGTTTGCCTTCCCACGAAATCGAAACGATCCTAAAGGAACTGCCGAAACGGCTTTCGCGCGGCGTTACGCTGGTAGCCTCGCCTTATTATGAAGCCGATCCGGTGGCGTTTATTCATTTTCTCGTGTACGGCGATTTGCTGTATATCGATATGATGGCGGTTGCTCCCGCTTATCAGCGCAAGCGTTACGGCCAGACGCTGATGCTGCACGCGGAGCATTTTGCCGCTTCGCGCGAATGCATTCGCGCAAAAGTGATGGTGGACCGGGACAACACCCGAGCCCACCTTTTTTACCGCAAAATGGGGTACCGTAGGAAGCGTTTCATTGAGGCGACAAAGTGCTATGAAATGGAAAAAATACTTAATTTCTACATTTAG
- the leuB gene encoding 3-isopropylmalate dehydrogenase translates to MAEVKKIAVIAGDGIGPEVVAEAEKVLKRTEELFGYRFETEHALFGGIAIDEKGTPLPEETLEVCKNADAVLLGAVGGPKWDNNPKELRPETGLLGIRKALGLFSNLRPAVVFDCLKDASTLKPEVLEGTDLIVVRELTGGIYFGEKFRRDTDQGQEAVDTCAYNVSEVERIVRQAFEIAQKRRKKLASVDKANVLETSRLWREVVNRIAPEYPDVELEHVLVDNCAMQLLRRPASFDVIVTENMFGDILSDEAAMLTGSIGMLSSASLGEGSFGLYEPVHGSAPDIAGQNLANPIATILSVALMFRMTFGYADAADAIENAVAEVLDAGHRTGDIAVDKSKAIGTKAMGDLIVAAMKK, encoded by the coding sequence ATGGCGGAAGTAAAAAAAATCGCGGTTATCGCGGGAGACGGCATCGGACCGGAAGTGGTGGCCGAAGCGGAAAAGGTGCTGAAACGGACGGAGGAGTTGTTCGGATACCGTTTTGAAACGGAGCATGCCCTGTTTGGGGGCATTGCGATCGACGAGAAAGGAACGCCGCTTCCGGAAGAGACGCTGGAAGTGTGCAAAAACGCCGACGCTGTGCTGCTCGGTGCGGTCGGCGGCCCGAAATGGGACAACAATCCGAAGGAGCTGCGTCCCGAAACCGGCCTGCTCGGCATCCGCAAAGCGTTGGGCTTGTTCTCGAATTTGCGCCCGGCGGTCGTTTTCGACTGCCTGAAGGACGCGTCCACCTTGAAGCCGGAGGTGCTTGAGGGCACCGACCTGATCGTCGTGCGGGAGCTGACGGGCGGCATTTACTTCGGCGAAAAATTCCGCCGGGATACGGATCAAGGCCAGGAAGCCGTGGATACCTGCGCGTACAACGTCAGCGAGGTGGAGCGGATCGTCCGCCAAGCGTTTGAAATCGCGCAAAAGCGGCGCAAGAAGCTTGCTTCCGTCGATAAGGCGAACGTGCTGGAGACGTCGCGTTTATGGCGCGAAGTCGTAAACCGGATCGCGCCGGAGTATCCGGACGTAGAGCTTGAGCATGTGCTCGTGGATAACTGCGCGATGCAGCTGCTGCGCCGTCCGGCCAGCTTTGACGTCATCGTCACGGAAAACATGTTCGGCGACATTCTCAGCGATGAAGCGGCGATGCTGACCGGCTCGATCGGCATGCTGTCATCGGCTTCCCTCGGCGAAGGAAGCTTTGGCCTTTACGAGCCGGTGCACGGTTCGGCGCCCGATATCGCCGGCCAAAACCTGGCCAACCCGATCGCCACGATTCTGTCGGTGGCGCTGATGTTCCGCATGACGTTTGGTTACGCCGACGCGGCGGACGCGATCGAAAACGCCGTGGCGGAAGTGTTGGACGCCGGCCACCGGACCGGCGACATCGCGGTTGACAAAAGCAAGGCGATCGGCACGAAAGCGATGGGCGACCTGATCGTCGCGGCGATGAAAAAGTAA
- a CDS encoding ATP-binding protein, with protein MLSEFQETLLQSVKAFQSTQLVKNKYENVLQHLDSGIMLFDCEGILTFINVQMARLLEMPRQSLIGCNLLQMLRHPHLNRFKKRKILRIYRETIFHRKKYHEFIDEYGRHWLITVTYGDQMDGDFLLSVKDVSDFKRIEQTAYQNDKLAMLGKISAAIAHEIRNPLTAIRGFIQLLRPHLVELGKDEYARIILTEIDRANDIIHEFLNSSKPSAPQKSTVSVSSLLKEVVLLTESEAVMKGCQMMLHAPEEELLVSIDVKQIKQVLLNIIKNAMDAIAEVEGDHKGVIDIRAEMEGKAVNISIQDNGNGMDKSMLGRLFDPFFTTKEKGTGLGLSVSYRIIRNHRGNISVDSLKGAGTIFVIKLPLVS; from the coding sequence TTGTTGAGTGAATTCCAGGAGACGCTGCTCCAATCCGTCAAAGCATTCCAATCAACCCAACTCGTCAAAAACAAATACGAAAACGTGCTCCAGCACCTAGACAGCGGAATTATGCTGTTTGACTGCGAAGGAATATTAACCTTCATCAATGTTCAAATGGCCAGGCTGCTCGAGATGCCGCGCCAATCACTCATCGGTTGCAATTTGCTGCAAATGCTGCGCCACCCGCACCTGAACCGATTCAAGAAGCGGAAGATTCTGCGGATTTATCGGGAAACCATTTTTCACCGGAAAAAATACCACGAGTTTATCGATGAGTACGGAAGGCATTGGCTCATTACGGTTACATACGGAGATCAGATGGACGGGGACTTTTTGCTAAGCGTCAAAGATGTGTCGGATTTCAAACGGATCGAGCAAACGGCGTACCAAAACGACAAGCTGGCGATGCTCGGGAAAATATCGGCGGCGATCGCCCATGAAATCCGCAACCCATTAACCGCGATCCGCGGGTTCATTCAATTGCTCCGCCCGCATTTGGTGGAGCTGGGCAAGGATGAGTACGCCCGGATAATTTTAACCGAGATCGACAGGGCCAACGACATCATTCATGAATTTTTGAATTCGTCCAAGCCTTCCGCCCCGCAGAAATCGACCGTCAGCGTGTCATCGCTGCTGAAAGAGGTTGTCCTGCTGACGGAAAGCGAGGCGGTGATGAAAGGCTGCCAGATGATGCTGCACGCTCCGGAGGAGGAGCTTCTCGTATCGATCGATGTGAAGCAGATCAAGCAGGTCCTGCTCAACATCATCAAAAACGCGATGGACGCCATCGCCGAGGTGGAGGGGGATCATAAGGGAGTCATCGATATCCGGGCGGAGATGGAGGGCAAGGCGGTCAACATTTCCATCCAGGACAACGGAAACGGCATGGACAAAAGCATGCTGGGCCGTCTGTTCGATCCTTTTTTTACGACAAAAGAGAAAGGCACCGGTTTGGGGCTGTCCGTAAGCTATCGGATTATCCGCAACCATCGGGGGAATATTTCCGTGGACAGCCTCAAAGGCGCGGGAACGATTTTCGTCATCAAACTGCCGCTCGTATCTTAA
- the feoB gene encoding ferrous iron transport protein B — protein sequence MSVAALIGNPNTGKTSLFNSLTKSYEYVGNWSGVTVEKKVGQLRNKSGQLTDLPGIYTLRPLSRDEGVAAEFLAAERPSLLVNIVDASNLERNLYLTLQLLEYGQPVIIGLNMMDVAKANGIDVNIERLAGLLDAPVMPLVARTGKGSKEMLAAMGKLLASSAAAPAFKIYYGDILEEAIQDITRELNGSLTDPHPSLRWIALQYLEGNPAVSSVLPPQTDLSKLAALRTAAENRLAAAGVAAGAEDHIRAIRMQAIGKICREVIDTTGEKPNDFTEKIDRIVTHPIWGIPLFIAFMFLTFQLTFDWIGNPLSDWLDALITGPVTQGAAWLLAAAGASGFTQALILDGIIGGVGGVLVFVPQIFIMFLIISFIEDSGYMARITVMMDKLMELVGLNGKALIPFILGFGCNVPAVMASRNIEQPKERLLTMLLIPLMSCSARLPVYALFAGILFAKYQALVVLSLYVLGIVLALVMAKLFSATLFKKEHSFFMVELPPYRMPQSITLLRSTWEKGKGFLRKAGTFILGGSVLIWLLTYLGPGGIAENMDDSFLALIGGLFASVLAPVGFGTWQSGAALITGFMAKEVVVSTMNIIYHVPDLAGLQGQIARFFTPLQAYSFMAFVLLYTPCMATVGVLRKETASWKWTLFTIGYSLSLAYVVSLIIYRGGIWLGLA from the coding sequence ATGAGCGTCGCAGCGTTGATCGGCAACCCCAACACCGGAAAAACCTCGCTGTTCAACAGCCTGACGAAATCATACGAATACGTGGGCAACTGGTCCGGCGTGACCGTGGAGAAAAAAGTCGGACAGCTCCGCAACAAGTCCGGGCAGTTGACCGATCTGCCGGGCATCTATACGCTGCGCCCCCTGTCGCGCGACGAAGGGGTGGCCGCCGAATTTCTCGCCGCGGAACGCCCCTCGCTGCTCGTCAATATCGTCGATGCGTCCAATTTGGAACGCAACCTCTATCTGACGCTGCAGCTGCTGGAATACGGCCAGCCCGTCATCATCGGGCTTAATATGATGGACGTCGCCAAAGCAAACGGAATCGACGTCAACATAGAGCGGCTGGCCGGCTTGCTGGACGCCCCGGTTATGCCGCTTGTTGCCCGCACAGGCAAGGGCAGCAAGGAAATGCTTGCGGCGATGGGCAAGCTGTTGGCCTCGTCCGCAGCCGCGCCGGCGTTTAAGATTTATTACGGAGACATCCTTGAAGAGGCCATTCAGGACATTACCCGTGAATTAAACGGCTCGCTGACGGACCCTCATCCTTCCCTGCGCTGGATCGCTCTGCAATATCTGGAGGGCAATCCCGCCGTAAGTTCGGTGCTGCCTCCGCAAACCGATCTGAGTAAACTGGCCGCCTTACGGACAGCGGCGGAAAACCGGCTTGCCGCGGCAGGCGTCGCCGCCGGCGCAGAGGATCATATCCGCGCGATCCGCATGCAGGCAATCGGCAAAATATGCCGCGAAGTCATCGACACGACCGGCGAAAAGCCAAACGATTTCACGGAAAAAATCGATCGAATCGTCACCCATCCTATTTGGGGAATTCCGCTGTTCATCGCCTTTATGTTTCTGACCTTTCAGCTGACGTTTGACTGGATCGGCAATCCGTTATCCGATTGGCTCGACGCTCTGATCACCGGCCCCGTAACCCAAGGCGCGGCATGGCTGCTGGCGGCGGCGGGAGCTTCCGGTTTCACGCAGGCGCTGATTCTGGACGGGATTATCGGCGGGGTCGGCGGCGTGCTGGTGTTTGTTCCGCAAATTTTCATCATGTTTCTGATCATCTCGTTTATCGAAGACTCCGGCTACATGGCGCGGATCACCGTGATGATGGACAAATTGATGGAGCTCGTCGGACTGAACGGCAAGGCGCTGATCCCGTTTATTCTCGGGTTCGGCTGCAATGTGCCGGCGGTCATGGCTTCGCGGAATATCGAACAGCCCAAGGAACGCTTGCTTACGATGCTGCTCATCCCCCTGATGTCGTGCTCGGCCCGGCTCCCGGTTTACGCCTTGTTTGCAGGCATCCTGTTCGCCAAGTATCAGGCCTTGGTCGTGCTGTCGCTGTACGTGCTGGGCATCGTTCTTGCGCTGGTAATGGCCAAACTGTTCTCCGCTACCCTGTTTAAAAAGGAGCACTCCTTTTTTATGGTCGAGCTGCCGCCCTACCGTATGCCGCAAAGCATAACTTTACTCCGCAGCACTTGGGAAAAGGGCAAAGGTTTTCTGCGGAAGGCCGGTACGTTCATCCTGGGCGGTTCGGTGCTGATCTGGCTGCTTACTTACCTCGGACCGGGCGGTATCGCCGAAAATATGGACGACAGCTTTCTGGCCCTGATCGGCGGCCTGTTTGCCTCTGTGCTGGCCCCGGTCGGGTTCGGTACCTGGCAGTCCGGAGCGGCGCTGATTACCGGTTTTATGGCCAAAGAGGTCGTCGTTTCAACGATGAACATTATTTACCACGTTCCCGATCTGGCCGGTCTGCAGGGGCAAATCGCCCGTTTCTTTACGCCGCTGCAAGCCTACAGCTTCATGGCCTTCGTCCTGCTCTATACGCCTTGCATGGCTACGGTCGGCGTGCTCCGCAAAGAGACCGCCTCATGGAAATGGACGCTGTTTACGATCGGATACTCGCTGTCTCTCGCCTATGTCGTTTCGCTGATCATCTACCGGGGCGGAATATGGTTGGGACTTGCCTAA
- the ilvC gene encoding ketol-acid reductoisomerase: MAVTLYYEQDADLGVLKGKTIAIIGYGSQGHAHAQNLRESGVNVIVGLREGKSFDKAKEDGFEVLSVAEATKRADVVQILMPDETQAAVYNSEIAPNLKKGAALMFAHGFNVHFGQIVPSKDNDVLLVAPKSPGHMVRRTYVEGFGVPGLIAIHQDATGKAKEIGLAYAKGIGCTRAGVIETSFREETETDLFGEQAVLCGGVSALIKAGFETLVEAGYAPEMAYFECLHEMKLIVDLIYEGGLATMRDSISNTAEYGDYVTGPRIVTEETKKAMKEVLADIQQGKFARDFILENQSNRAFLTATRRNEASHPIEVVGGELRGLMHWIKK, from the coding sequence ATGGCAGTTACTTTGTACTATGAACAAGATGCAGATCTCGGCGTTTTGAAAGGAAAAACAATCGCAATTATCGGTTACGGCAGCCAAGGCCATGCCCATGCGCAAAACCTGCGCGAAAGCGGAGTGAACGTTATCGTTGGTCTTCGCGAAGGCAAATCCTTCGATAAAGCCAAAGAGGACGGGTTTGAAGTATTGTCCGTCGCCGAAGCGACGAAACGCGCCGATGTGGTGCAAATCCTGATGCCGGACGAAACGCAGGCTGCGGTTTACAACAGTGAAATTGCGCCAAACCTGAAAAAAGGCGCGGCCCTGATGTTCGCTCACGGTTTTAACGTACATTTCGGCCAAATCGTGCCTTCCAAAGACAACGACGTGCTGCTCGTTGCTCCGAAGTCTCCGGGCCACATGGTTCGCCGTACTTATGTGGAAGGCTTCGGCGTTCCCGGCCTGATCGCGATCCATCAGGATGCTACGGGCAAAGCTAAAGAAATCGGTTTGGCTTATGCGAAGGGCATCGGCTGTACGCGTGCAGGGGTCATTGAAACTTCGTTCCGCGAAGAGACGGAAACCGACTTGTTCGGCGAACAAGCTGTGCTTTGCGGCGGCGTATCCGCGCTGATCAAAGCCGGCTTCGAAACGCTGGTGGAAGCGGGTTATGCTCCGGAAATGGCATACTTCGAATGCTTGCACGAAATGAAGCTGATCGTCGACCTGATCTATGAAGGCGGTCTGGCTACGATGCGCGATTCCATCTCCAACACGGCGGAATACGGCGATTATGTAACAGGCCCGCGCATCGTGACGGAAGAAACGAAAAAAGCGATGAAAGAAGTGCTTGCCGATATTCAACAAGGCAAATTCGCCCGCGACTTCATTTTGGAAAACCAATCGAACCGTGCTTTCCTGACGGCTACCCGCCGCAACGAAGCCAGCCATCCGATCGAAGTGGTCGGCGGCGAGCTGCGCGGATTGATGCACTGGATCAAAAAGTAA
- a CDS encoding peroxiredoxin, with translation MAERLVGRPAPDFDMAIVTGDGKEFGRKKLADYRGKWLVFFFYPLDFTFVCPTEITALSDAYAQFRDLDCEILGVSTDSEHSHKAWINTPKDSNGLGQLNFPLASDITKKVARDYGVLIEEEGVALRGLFIIDPEGELKYQVVNHNDIGRSVDETLRVLQALQSGGLCAMNWKPGDKNLNA, from the coding sequence ATGGCAGAACGTTTGGTTGGAAGACCCGCTCCGGATTTTGACATGGCGATCGTAACGGGAGACGGAAAGGAATTTGGACGCAAGAAGCTGGCCGACTACCGCGGCAAATGGCTGGTATTTTTCTTCTATCCGCTTGATTTCACGTTTGTGTGCCCGACGGAAATTACGGCGCTGAGCGACGCTTACGCTCAATTCCGCGACCTCGATTGCGAAATTCTCGGCGTGAGCACGGACTCCGAGCACAGCCACAAAGCGTGGATCAACACGCCTAAGGATAGCAACGGCCTCGGCCAGTTGAACTTCCCGCTCGCTTCCGATATCACGAAGAAAGTTGCCCGCGATTACGGCGTGCTGATCGAAGAAGAAGGCGTAGCCCTCCGCGGATTGTTCATCATCGATCCGGAAGGCGAATTGAAATATCAAGTCGTTAACCATAACGACATCGGCCGCAGCGTAGACGAAACGCTTCGCGTGCTGCAAGCCCTGCAATCCGGCGGCCTTTGCGCCATGAACTGGAAACCGGGTGATAAAAACCTGAACGCTTAA